One window of the Actinomycetota bacterium genome contains the following:
- the cas2 gene encoding CRISPR-associated endonuclease Cas2, producing MQVRHFVVVVYDIPNDRVRTKVCNELKNYGDHVQLSVFECVLSEGKYHEMKEALEEIISDNEALVRFYKICQSCVERSEIMGEGVFSHDVDIYVA from the coding sequence ATGCAGGTCAGGCATTTCGTGGTCGTCGTCTACGATATCCCCAATGACCGCGTGCGGACGAAGGTCTGTAACGAGCTCAAGAACTACGGCGACCACGTGCAGCTGAGCGTGTTCGAATGCGTGCTCAGCGAGGGGAAATACCATGAGATGAAGGAAGCGCTGGAGGAGATAATCTCGGACAACGAGGCCCTGGTGCGCTTTTATAAGATCTGCCAGTCATGCGTGGAGAGAAGCGAGATCATGGGCGAAGGGGTTTTCTCGCATGACGTGGACATCTACGTGGCATGA
- the cas1 gene encoding CRISPR-associated endonuclease Cas1 gives MAILYVLEQGAKLRRKGARIIVEKDDKVISDIPGFKLDQIIIYGNVSFTVPILDYLLKANVGVSFLSMRGRLKGHLWPGFTNHGTLRRLQFLATEDACRCLDLAKSFVHGKVHNQRIILQRQRRRRGLTGMEEPINALKHCLAELHGADTLNEVRGLEGRASAVYFSALRELLPEEFAFPCRTRRPPRDAFNALLSFGYSLLLSNIWSALESAGLDPYQGFLHGDRYGRPSLALDLMEEWRPELVDSLALTCVNKGILNSGDFREKDGSVFLSEKALKEFVAQYNQRLYGEFKHPDRDNPVNHLVAFQLQARRLVADLQGRKPYRPYLSR, from the coding sequence ATGGCGATACTTTATGTACTTGAACAAGGAGCAAAACTGAGGCGCAAGGGTGCCCGGATCATCGTCGAGAAAGACGACAAGGTGATCTCGGACATCCCCGGCTTCAAGCTGGACCAGATTATCATCTACGGGAACGTGTCCTTCACCGTTCCCATCCTTGACTACCTGCTCAAGGCGAACGTCGGGGTGTCCTTCCTCAGCATGCGCGGGAGGCTGAAAGGCCACCTCTGGCCGGGCTTCACCAATCACGGTACCCTGCGGCGCCTGCAGTTCCTGGCCACGGAAGACGCGTGCAGGTGCCTCGACCTTGCCAAGAGCTTCGTGCACGGCAAGGTGCACAACCAAAGGATAATTCTCCAGCGCCAGCGCCGACGCAGGGGGCTTACTGGCATGGAGGAACCCATAAACGCGCTCAAGCATTGCCTCGCGGAACTGCACGGCGCGGATACGCTGAATGAGGTGCGAGGCCTGGAGGGTCGCGCTTCAGCGGTATATTTCTCCGCCCTGCGGGAACTGCTGCCCGAGGAGTTCGCCTTCCCTTGCAGGACTCGCAGGCCGCCCCGTGACGCCTTCAACGCCCTCCTGAGCTTCGGCTATTCCCTACTGCTGAGCAACATATGGTCTGCCCTGGAATCGGCAGGCCTGGACCCTTACCAGGGCTTCCTCCACGGCGACCGCTACGGCAGGCCTTCTCTCGCCCTGGACCTTATGGAGGAATGGCGGCCCGAGCTGGTGGACTCGCTCGCCCTGACCTGTGTAAACAAAGGGATACTGAATAGTGGCGACTTCCGTGAGAAGGACGGTTCGGTCTTCCTGAGCGAGAAGGCCCTAAAGGAGTTCGTGGCCCAATACAACCAGAGGCTCTACGGGGAGTTCAAGCACCCGGACCGCGACAACCCGGTGAATCACCTGGTGGCCTTCCAACTGCAGGCTCGCAGGCTGGTGGCGGACCTGCAGGGCCGCAAACCCTACCGCCCCTACCTATCCCGTTAG
- the cas6 gene encoding CRISPR-associated endoribonuclease Cas6, which translates to MNAVFLDLVREADEALSARLHDMKPPKPYTVSTLMGEMESLGQGRLRLGAGKCYTLRFTMLEESLARLWVEEILPGMEGRPLRLGEAELIVAGTRAGAVDADDLYRECIVQRKPPPRKLTLRFVTPTAFRSGGRNMLFPLPRLVWQSANRAWSAISRVDLGTNLHELAERYVQPSRFSLSTHILHFDRFRHVGVVGRCEYILGTEDEDLRRAMHLLARFCEYSGLGMKTTMGMGQVRFGTTPELPAA; encoded by the coding sequence TTGAACGCCGTTTTCCTTGACCTGGTGAGAGAGGCGGACGAGGCGTTGTCCGCACGCCTGCACGACATGAAGCCGCCCAAGCCGTACACCGTCTCCACTCTCATGGGCGAGATGGAGTCGCTCGGCCAGGGCAGGCTAAGGCTGGGCGCCGGAAAGTGCTACACTCTGCGCTTCACCATGCTCGAGGAGAGCTTAGCCCGCTTGTGGGTGGAGGAGATCCTCCCTGGGATGGAGGGGCGCCCCCTCCGGCTGGGCGAGGCCGAGCTCATCGTGGCGGGAACCCGAGCCGGCGCGGTGGACGCAGATGACCTCTACCGCGAGTGCATAGTGCAGAGGAAGCCGCCACCGCGCAAGCTGACCTTGAGGTTCGTGACCCCGACCGCTTTCCGGAGCGGCGGGCGCAACATGCTCTTCCCCTTGCCCCGGCTGGTGTGGCAGAGCGCCAACCGGGCATGGTCGGCCATATCCCGCGTCGACCTCGGCACGAACCTGCACGAGCTGGCCGAAAGATACGTGCAGCCCTCGCGCTTCAGCCTTTCCACCCATATCCTGCATTTCGACCGCTTCCGCCATGTGGGCGTGGTGGGCCGCTGTGAGTATATCCTGGGCACCGAGGACGAGGACCTGCGCCGGGCCATGCATCTCCTGGCGCGCTTCTGCGAGTATTCCGGGCTGGGAATGAAGACCACCATGGGCATGGGGCAGGTCCGCTTCGGCACCACGCCCGAGTTACCGGCGGCGTGA
- a CDS encoding TIGR02710 family CRISPR-associated protein, protein MGGKRIDALREKWLELHESGRKEEADKLYWDELFPLIRGEFRRKCTEFKNRYDALIMTVGTTPQPLILTLDAVRPSRVFFIYTADTEAHLSRVIQEVDFLRRHEVHYDREKVNPDDPVDIYEKIGRRWEEWSREGEMRCALDNTGGKKSMVSAAAAAANFLGIDILYVDHEKYLAELRTPMPGTEYLTQLPNPYITLGELKIRQCLDLFNAGSFEAAAEKLREVRGEIQGKRALSVATRVETLERIVRGYSLWDRFHFRRACEELRKARESAKRFELEVDLDGLDSNLMVLETLSREARGESLFKVLRRSPEFGLHLAVDLYCNAARRELAGAPDDAVVRIYRCLELVSQLRLAQIESEGVEGFDTDNLRWELVPEAVKARYEHFARQVYGNDYVRMPRDLGMMHGHILLAAFDDPLWRREGVDGLKRFHKTVDKRNELILIHGNKRATDGNVEEFTQQAYLVLGRLANIMGEDLDDLVDRHNFIRL, encoded by the coding sequence ATGGGGGGAAAGAGGATAGACGCTCTGCGCGAGAAGTGGTTGGAGCTGCACGAATCAGGACGCAAGGAAGAGGCCGATAAGCTCTACTGGGATGAGTTGTTCCCGCTCATCCGCGGGGAATTCCGGCGCAAGTGCACCGAGTTCAAGAACAGGTACGACGCCCTGATCATGACCGTGGGCACGACTCCCCAGCCCCTCATCCTCACCCTTGACGCGGTCAGGCCTTCCAGGGTGTTCTTCATCTACACTGCCGACACGGAAGCGCACCTGTCCAGGGTGATCCAGGAGGTTGATTTTCTCCGCCGGCACGAGGTGCACTACGATCGCGAGAAGGTGAATCCCGACGACCCGGTGGATATATACGAGAAGATCGGCAGGCGCTGGGAGGAGTGGTCGCGGGAGGGCGAGATGCGCTGTGCCCTGGACAATACCGGGGGAAAGAAATCGATGGTCAGTGCGGCCGCGGCGGCGGCGAATTTCCTGGGTATAGACATCCTGTACGTCGACCACGAGAAATACCTCGCGGAGCTGAGGACCCCCATGCCGGGCACGGAATACCTCACCCAGCTGCCCAACCCCTACATCACCCTGGGGGAGCTGAAGATCCGGCAGTGCCTGGACCTGTTCAACGCCGGGAGCTTCGAGGCGGCTGCGGAGAAGTTGAGAGAGGTCAGGGGAGAGATCCAGGGCAAGAGGGCGCTTTCCGTGGCGACGCGGGTGGAGACTCTCGAAAGGATCGTCCGTGGGTATTCCCTCTGGGACAGGTTCCACTTCAGGCGGGCATGCGAAGAGCTTCGAAAAGCAAGGGAATCCGCCAAAAGGTTCGAGCTTGAGGTGGACCTGGACGGGTTGGACAGCAACCTGATGGTCCTCGAGACGCTCTCGCGAGAGGCAAGGGGAGAGAGCCTGTTCAAGGTCTTAAGGAGGTCTCCCGAGTTCGGGCTGCACCTGGCGGTCGACCTCTACTGCAACGCGGCGCGGAGAGAGCTAGCGGGAGCGCCCGACGACGCGGTGGTGAGGATCTACCGCTGCCTGGAGCTGGTCTCGCAGCTGCGGTTGGCACAGATAGAATCGGAGGGCGTGGAAGGCTTCGATACCGACAATCTCAGGTGGGAACTAGTTCCTGAAGCGGTAAAGGCCAGGTACGAGCACTTTGCACGGCAGGTTTACGGAAACGACTATGTGAGGATGCCGCGTGATCTGGGCATGATGCACGGGCACATCCTGCTCGCCGCCTTTGATGATCCACTCTGGCGAAGAGAAGGCGTCGATGGTTTGAAGAGATTTCATAAGACGGTAGATAAGAGAAACGAGCTGATCCTCATCCATGGCAACAAGCGCGCCACCGACGGCAACGTGGAAGAGTTCACTCAGCAGGCGTACCTTGTACTCGGGCGCCTCGCCAACATCATGGGCGAGGACCTCGACGACCTCGTGGACCGTCACAACTTCATAAGGCTGTGA
- a CDS encoding sigma-70 family RNA polymerase sigma factor produces the protein MRERKSSPAGVGKAWKDRDLPDDGLEMLFSVYREERLFLLRIIRNSPYTLEGMEEDLLHGAVERMLSRAESSGPRWEDRAHCRNSLLATARNLAIDHHRKEARRKRLYLHEAELHPHGADAEAGADGSLAYELLADAAGMNEGPEECCLREEEHACARSLLASLEDDEMRLIVMREEQRLAWSEIAGLMGQSEESLRMRYSRLKARLRRACRKKVGL, from the coding sequence AAGCTCGCCGGCCGGGGTCGGCAAGGCCTGGAAGGACCGCGACCTTCCCGACGACGGATTGGAGATGCTCTTTTCCGTCTACCGGGAGGAGCGACTCTTCCTGCTGCGCATCATCAGGAACAGCCCCTACACCCTCGAGGGCATGGAGGAAGACCTCCTTCACGGGGCGGTGGAAAGGATGCTCTCCAGGGCGGAAAGCTCCGGTCCTCGCTGGGAAGACCGCGCCCACTGCCGTAACTCCCTTCTGGCCACAGCCAGGAACCTGGCCATCGACCACCACCGCAAGGAAGCGCGCAGGAAAAGGCTTTACCTTCACGAGGCGGAGCTCCACCCCCACGGCGCTGATGCGGAAGCGGGCGCGGATGGGAGCTTGGCCTATGAGCTACTGGCCGACGCCGCCGGCATGAACGAGGGCCCGGAGGAGTGCTGCCTGCGGGAGGAGGAGCACGCGTGCGCACGCAGCCTGCTCGCCTCGCTCGAAGACGACGAGATGCGGCTGATCGTCATGCGCGAAGAGCAACGCTTGGCGTGGAGCGAGATCGCCGGCCTGATGGGGCAAAGCGAGGAGAGCCTGCGCATGCGCTATTCCCGCCTCAAAGCGAGGCTGCGCCGTGCCTGCCGGAAGAAGGTTGGTTTATAA